CGCCGCTGCGGCGTTCGATGATGGTGGTCGTGCCCGGTTCCACCCGGCGTTCTTCGGTATGAGCCATTTCGATCCTCCTCAGATCCCCCGTTGGGGGCAAGAACCGCGCAACGCCGGCCAGGTTCCGGTCGGGTGCCCGTCAGGTGGTTGCGCGGGCTGCGCCGATGTGCAGACTTGGCTCCGGGGGATCGCGGGAGATGAGTGAATGAGGGTGACGCAGTCGGCCGCGCTGCCGTGGCGCCGTCTGTCGGATGGCGGCATTGCCATGCTGCTCGTCACCTCGCGCCGCACGCGCCGCTGGATCATCCCCAAGGGCCATATCGAACGCGGCATGACCGCCGCGGCCTCCGCCGCGAAGGAGGCGCTGGAGGAAGCCGGGGTGACCGGGCGGATCGGCGGCAAGGTCGGCACGTTCGACTATGACAAGCTTCTGACCTCGGGCGCGGCGCGGCGGCTGCGGGTGAGCGTGTTTCCGCTCGAGGTGGTGGAGGAACTTGACGAATGGGAAGAACAGGCGCTGCGCGAGCGCGCCTG
The window above is part of the Sphingomonas sanxanigenens DSM 19645 = NX02 genome. Proteins encoded here:
- a CDS encoding NUDIX hydrolase, which codes for MRVTQSAALPWRRLSDGGIAMLLVTSRRTRRWIIPKGHIERGMTAAASAAKEALEEAGVTGRIGGKVGTFDYDKLLTSGAARRLRVSVFPLEVVEELDEWEEQALRERAWFAPEEAAAATAEPELQAIIRRFAAQLVV